In Malus sylvestris chromosome 2, drMalSylv7.2, whole genome shotgun sequence, the genomic stretch CCGATCCCGTCACCCAAAAGCATCACGTTCCGCTTCTCTAAGGCCACCCTCACGGTCTCCTCGTACACCCCGCCTTTTATCCCAATCACGAACCTTTTGTTTCCCGCGTTATCTGGTGCGGCATTCACCGCCTCCTGCACCGTCCTGTAATTACACCATTCCTCCTTGCACACCGTCACGTTCGCCGTTGAACCCGACGGCACCCCACCTCGAAATCCCGGGTCCGGACCTCCGTGCTCCAGCCGCTCCCAGAACCCGTCTCGCTCCGTCTTCGGCGGGGCCCACATTTTTGTGTCGTTGCCGAAGTTGTCGTACGAGGCCATCATGCCGAGCGCGTTGCTGGATTTGCCGATCAAACTGTCGAGAAATGACATCGTCTCGTCGACCATGCTGGTGTCGTTGGCGTTCTTGAGGCCCGACCAGCACCCGTACTGGTAGAGCAATGCGGAGCTCATAGAAGCACGTGCATTTTTAATTTTACCACGTGAGAGACTGTCGGTCGCGAGAGAGATTCGGTACTGGGAGTTAGCGAGGATGTCGAGGCAGTTATTCGCGGCGGTCGTGCGGTTTTGGCTGGGCGGGGACGAGTCCAGGATAGTCTTGACCATTCCCTGCGCCGTCTTGACGCCGTCGCCGGAGAGTTGAACGGCGAATTGGATGGTTTGGAGTGGGGTGGTGTTGGGTTCAGTGACGAGGTTGGTCAAGGAGGCTTGACAGGCGTCGGGGAAGCGCGTGGCTTTGCAGGCTTGTTGGATGTGAGGTTGTGGGGAGGTGAGGAGGCGGtgacggtggtggtggtggtggtggtgggcggaggagagagagaggagagagaggaagaggagggaAGCCATGAGGACAATGAGGAGGAAGAACAGCATTGCCATGGAGATGGAGGTCTAAATAAGGCGGGGCGGCATTGATGGGTGAAATATAGAATGGGATATGGAAAGTCATGTGATATGtggggatttgatttttgttggttttatttatttttgggacGCATAAGAAAAGAACTTTCAGTAGCAGGGATTGCAGCTTCTTTGATTGGAGGGGGTAAGTGATGTATATATTTCAGTGTTAAGTCAACGGCCTTTGTTATATATGGTAATCTTTATATCCGACGGTCATATTTGTGAAAAACAGAGAAATGACACGTTTATAATATTACACTTTTTACGTTAGTAGATGCTTCAAAGCGATTTTATCAGgaataaaacaacaaaaatgaatTCATGAGAGTTTGATGGATAGTCTTATTTCTCTAAGGTACTCCAATTTGATCTTGAATACCCTAAATTAgtatttacattatttttgtTAGTAGGGAATTAAGATGAAGTCTCTTGAAACTTATCACTAGAGCATCTCAAATGGAAAAACACAAATTTGATATGCGAAAATCATATTTACAtcctattttatattttcagtAAATGTGAATGAAAAATTTACTTTAA encodes the following:
- the LOC126589919 gene encoding probable pectinesterase/pectinesterase inhibitor 51, with protein sequence MAMLFFLLIVLMASLLFLSLLSLSSAHHHHHHHRHRLLTSPQPHIQQACKATRFPDACQASLTNLVTEPNTTPLQTIQFAVQLSGDGVKTAQGMVKTILDSSPPSQNRTTAANNCLDILANSQYRISLATDSLSRGKIKNARASMSSALLYQYGCWSGLKNANDTSMVDETMSFLDSLIGKSSNALGMMASYDNFGNDTKMWAPPKTERDGFWERLEHGGPDPGFRGGVPSGSTANVTVCKEEWCNYRTVQEAVNAAPDNAGNKRFVIGIKGGVYEETVRVALEKRNVMLLGDGIGKTIITGSLNVGQPGISTYNTATVGVLGDGFMASGLTIQNTAGPDARQAVAFRSDSDLSVIENCEFIGNQDTLYAQGNRQFYKSCTIHGNVDFIFGKSASIFQDCTILVRPRQLLPEKGEDNVVTAHGRTDPALATGFVFRNCSINGTEEYMRLYRSKPQVHKNYLGRPWKEYSRTVFINCSMEALITPQGWMPWSGDFALTTLYFGEFGNSGAGCDLSQRWNWTSKIPSQHVNTYSVQNFIQGDEWMST